The genomic interval CAATCAAATTCAAATTAATTATGTTGAAAAACAACTTTAAATATATTCCATTTTTATTGCTATTTTTAATGATAAGCTGTGCAAAAAGAGGCAGCATCACTGGTGGATTAAAAGATACTTTACCTCCTGTTTTAAGAGGTAGTATGCCAAAAAATTACAGCACAGACTTTAAAGGAGACCAATTTGTTTTGACATTTGATGAATTTGTAAAACTTAAAAACTTAAACAAACAGCTGATCATTTCACCGCCAATGAAACATGATCCGTTGATCACGCCAACATCTGTAAGTAAAGTTATAACTGTAAAAATCAAAGATACTTTACTGCCTAATACTACTTACAGCTTTAATTTTGGACAAAGTATCGCTGATAATAATGAAGGAAATCCGTTAAATCAATTTAAGTATGTTTTCTCGACAGGTCCTTATATTGATTCTCTTTCGCTTAGCGGAAAAATCAAAGATGCCTATGACAAAAATGTTGAGAGTTTTGTATCGGTAATGCTTTATGAAGCCAATGACAAATACAAAGATTCTGTTGTCTATAAGGACCTTCCAAGATATATTACAAATACTTTGGATAGTATGCGCGTTTTTAAATTAGAAAATTTAAAAGCCGGAAAATATCTATTGGTTGCAATGAAAGACAAAGCGAGTAACAATAAATTTAATCCAAAAGATGACAAAATAGGATTCATCAAACACTTTATTACGGTGCCAAATGATACTGTTTTTGAATTAGAATTATTTAAGGAAACACTTCCGTTAAAAATGCACAAGCCCATACAAGCTTCGAACAACAGGCTTTACCTTCCGTATGAAGGAAAACAAAATTTTAAGTTACTGAAACCTAAGATTGTTTTAAAAAATAACAGTGACGTTCTGGAATCTATTGTAACGCAATTTCCTAAAAAAGACTCTTTGCAGGTTTGGTTTAAACCTATTAAAGCTGACTCATTAAATCTGGAAGTTACGGCTCAGAATTACAATAAAAAGTTTTCTTTTAAGATTAAGGATCAGAAAAAAGACACTTTAAACATTACAGCATTACAAAACGGAATTATACATTTTAG from uncultured Flavobacterium sp. carries:
- a CDS encoding Ig-like domain-containing protein — translated: MLKNNFKYIPFLLLFLMISCAKRGSITGGLKDTLPPVLRGSMPKNYSTDFKGDQFVLTFDEFVKLKNLNKQLIISPPMKHDPLITPTSVSKVITVKIKDTLLPNTTYSFNFGQSIADNNEGNPLNQFKYVFSTGPYIDSLSLSGKIKDAYDKNVESFVSVMLYEANDKYKDSVVYKDLPRYITNTLDSMRVFKLENLKAGKYLLVAMKDKASNNKFNPKDDKIGFIKHFITVPNDTVFELELFKETLPLKMHKPIQASNNRLYLPYEGKQNFKLLKPKIVLKNNSDVLESIVTQFPKKDSLQVWFKPIKADSLNLEVTAQNYNKKFSFKIKDQKKDTLNITALQNGIIHFRDRFTLETATPLVKFDKSKIKLINKDSVAVNFTTEYDEFDQKLYVDFKKEPLEKYHFQFLPGALTDFYDKTNDTLSYKLTTKELEDYGNIILNLKNVKRFPIIVELTNKKGDVVLASQYSEGQTRLVFDLVEPNSFTVRVIYDDNKNKVYDAGNFLKKEYAEEVNYYQEEFDVRANWDREETVDLSIQYNPEVEKKQDKKKKKEEEKKRKAF